TACCGGATTTCTCCCAGTTTATATGACTGTCGGCAGTAAACCCGTGTAGCAGCATAATAGGATCGCCGTCGCCCTGGTCCCAATAAGCTATTCCCACATCATCAAAACTGTTAAATATCTGCATAAATAATATTCTAGCACATGGGGTTACTTTGTGCTGGTAAATGATTGAGCACAGAATTAAATAAGATTTGACTTTATAAATAGCTATATATTAAGATATTTTTAGATAGCTCACTATGGGGAACTAATAAGATGGGTGTCGATAGAAGAAAATTCCTGACAATAGCTGTAAAAAGTATTGGGGCTCTTGGTCTAATTAAAGCCTATAGTTTTAGCGGATCATTTTCCATCGCCCAGGATGCTAAGAAAGTAAGCCCATCGCCTGTACCTCAGGTTTGGTCAAGCAAAAAGATGATTGTTAACACAAACTCAGGGGTTGTACATTGGCCCCACCCTCAAGTGTTTAAGATTACAGCCTATAGTGTCAATCCTGACAATTCAAAAGAGCTTGATGTAAAAGGTTCACATGAAAAAGTATCAGCTGACCCTAATCTTAGATTCGATAAGAGTAAGAGCGGAGTTATTTACGAACATCTTGCACTTTCAGAGATAGTTGTAGAGGACAAAGAAACTCTTAGCTTTGATAACGGTAGTTTAGGAAATAGCATAGAGATACTAAAAATAGCTGTGAGTGAGCCTGGCAACAATGAAAACTGGAGACTATACGATTTAATCGCGAGGCTTGTAATGTTACAAAATGAGGATGACCCGGTTAAAGCAAGATCACAGATAGTTGAGATTTTCAGTAGTTCACAAATATCCGGAAATTGGACCAAAAGAGAATCACTATCAAAAGTGAGTGATGAAAAGAAATTTAAAAAATGGCATGGAAAAACAGTTGATAAGAAATATGGTGATTATAGAAAAAGTTTAATAAACCGTGTAAATTCTTCAAAGAGCATAACTAAAGATTCTTAAGAACTAATAAGTTTTCGGGTCTTCTAAATTTTAAGATACTCAGGTGCTGAGAGATGAGCTTCCCCGTCACGCAATATTAGTTTTTTAGATCATCAGTATTTCCCAATTATATAATTTTTCCTCAACTTAAATTTTTATAAGAAATAAGAATATTATGTGTTAAGTTTAAAGAGTTAAAGGTGTATTATATGAAACAGTCCAGAATAAAGGCTCTAATATTTCTATCACTAATATTTTTTGCCGTAAGCTGCGGAGGAGGAGGCATATACTATCCGGGCAAGCCGAAAACAGTGAAGCCATCTCCCACCCAAGCCCCAAAAGTAGAAAAACAACAGCCCCAAAAACCGGCTAAATCAACAAAATCGGCTAGTAATGTATTTAATGCCCAATATTTAGACGTATGGTTAGCTGCAATACAAAGCGTGAATTGGATTAAATGGAATATAGCATTTCTTGATGAAAAACAAGGTATCATAAGACTTAAAGAAGCCTATGCATACAGAAAAGCGGGCAAACTTCTTAGAACATATACCTGGCCAAGTAAAGAGGCCATCCAAACCTCAAGCATAAATGACTATTTGCAAAAGATAGGCAGGTATAATCCCGGTCATTCAAACACTGTGTTTACTCAAGAGAATCTAACTATGAAAATAATCAAAGTTACTGCTGATCAAACAAAAGTAGAGATTGATTACACCATCAGACCTTATACCTTCTCAGGCAAGATCGGCTACGAGATCGAATCAAATGGTTTTATAGAATCACTTCTACTAGACAGAATTAGAGAAACTCTTGACGAAAGCCCAGTAGCCAAGAGATAATATTTTTGTGACCACTCTTTTACTATCCATTGGAATCATTGTTGCTTTTGCAATACTGTTTTGGCTGGACAAAAAACAAGGCCCTGAGCCTACACGTGCGATAGTTCATCTATTTGACGTGCTTAGAAACCTGAGCTGGGAGATGACCCAGGATGATATTAAAACCAGTTTTGAAGGGTTTAACACAGGCAAAGAGATCAGGCTTAACAAAAAAACTACTCTTAGTCATAAGGAAAATCTAGAGGGTCAAGAGATCTATACTACTTTTAGTTTTACAAATGATAGGGACTCTCTAGTTAACCAAGCACAGATAAAGCTATCTCGAGTAAACAAAAAAGATATTGATCTTCTATTTAGCACAGTTTGCAAGCAGTACGGTCAGCCTGATAGACATGATTCAGGTTTTGAAGGATCGGTAAAATGGTCAACTGAGCCAGGAATATTAACACTTGAAAATACAGCTCCTGAAGAATACACACTGACTATAAAAGAAGAAAAAATCAATGTTCCTGATCTTTAGGGTTTATATAGACCCATGGCGCTTATGATCTGGTCCATATTCTCGTGCGCAGCTTCTCTAGCGCGGTTAGTGCCTTCTCTGAGTATGTCTCTAACATCATCCGGGCGTTTTTCATATTCAGCGCGTTTTTCTCTTATCGGCTCTAAGAGCTCATTAATGGCTGCAGCAAGTTTTTTCTTTACCTCAACATCACCCACATTGCCAGTTGAGTAGCGCTCCTTAAGATCATCTATTTCAGGGATATTCTTGTTAAACGCATCATGATAAATAAAGACAGGGTTACCTTCGACTTTTCCAGGTATATCTGCTCTAACTCTGTTAGGATCTGTAAACATACTCATAACCCTTTTACCAACCTGTTTTTCATCATCAGAGAGATATATACAGTTATCTAGACTCTTACTCATCTTCCTGTCGCCATCGGTCCCAACGAGCCTTGAGGTCTGGCTGATTACAGGATCCGGCTCCTCAAAAAACTCGCCGTATAAGAAATTAAACCTTCTCGCAAGCTCGCGAGTGAGCTCTATGTGGCTTAGCTGATCCTCGCCCACCGGAACTTTAGTTGCTTTAAACATTAATATGTCAGCCGCCATTAATACTGGATATCCGAGCAGCCCGACTGAGTAATTATCCCCTACGCCCATGTCTTGTATCTTTTCTTTAAGCGTAGGTATTCTCTCAGCTCTTGGCACGCCGCATATCATTGCCAGCATCGCATATAGCTCTGTAATATAAGGGATCTGAGACTGGACATAAAAAGTGGACTTATTCGGATCCATACCGACACTAAGCCAATCCATAACCATTTCAAGAGTGTTTTGCTCAACTTCGGCAACTTTATCATAGTGAGTAGTAAGCATATGGAGATCAGCAACCAAGAAATAGCAGTCGTAGTCGTTTTGGAATGCTATGCGGTTATATAATGATCCCACAAGATGTCCCAAGTGGAGTCTTCCCGTGGGTCTGTCTCCAGTTACAAGTATTGGTTTAGTATCAGCCATAATTTAGTAAATCCTCCAATAGTCTAGTGAGACCCAGTACTATACATGTTTTGTTGAATTTTAAAATTTAGTATGATTCAATTTGCCCTTGCGTCTTGCGGACGGTTTAGTTCATATCCGCATACAAAATCAGCAATTTGTGAGCTCACTGTGCCGTCTACTATGGGCTGAGGTTCATATGGTGCCGGCTGCTGCTCGACAAGCCTTCCAAGAGAGTCATAGAACTTTGAGTCGGTATATGAGTAAGTTCTGGCATTACAGTCTACTTCAGATTCAATACGTACTTCTTTAAATGAAAGTCCATCCTGATCACGCTGCGAGTTTTCAAACTCAAGCCTGCTCCAAGAGCTTATAAGGCCGTTGTTATCCTCAATAGTATCAGGGTCAACAAAAACGGAGTATGCTCTCTCACCTGTGACTCCACCAACTAAAAACCAGTTATCATCTTTTTTGCTCGGTTCATAATTTTTTACCATTTGTGATCGAGGAGGAGTATTAGCAGTTTTCTCTTCTTTTGGCTCTGGTTCAAGTGTAATGATCTCCTTAGGGCTCTGAGTTGTCCCTTCTGAAGTTTCGGGCTTGGTAATTTGCTCAGTTACATCTGAGGTAGGCTCTTGATCTTGTGTTTGTGGCACATCTTGAACTACGGGCTCAGCAACCTGTTTATCCGCACATGAATAACTAAGCGATAGGATTAAAACAAAAATAGCTAGAATTGAGACTATACGCATCTATTCTTTACTTATTATCTGCTGGAGCTTGAGGTCTTTGTGGACCATTCTTTTTATAAATTAAAGGGTCATGAGTGCGGCCTTTTCTGAATTGAACCAGTACGTTTCTGTCTACTTTTGTAATTGGCAGAAGCTTTGCAAATTTTTCCTGTCCCAAAATCATCCTTAAGTTATCAACTGAATCAACAAAGTAGTTTGATGCTTTTAAGTTCGAGGATTGAACTAGCAAAGATAATCGTTTTAGTTCTGTTGGATTAAATTCATCACTATCAAGCTCTTTCATAAACTGTTTTTGATATTCTCTGGTCTTAACCTCTTGGTTCATAATTATAATAGAATTCTGTTTACTTGTTTTATTTATGTTATCAATTGCATTATCATCGAGATCCAGATTCTGAACTTTGCGCAGCATATTGATATACATTCTGCTATATATTCCTCCTTGAAGCTTTACGGCTTTAGGTGTTTTAATTTGCTGCGAACCGCTTGCTTTTTTCTCTTGGTTCTGCGCCTGTGAGTATCCGGACAAAATAAAAAGTAAACTAAATGCAATAACTATTGCTCTCATATAGAAAGAACCTCCTGACTTAGTAGAACAATATTTTAACCGAAGATTGGCAGTTTTATATCAATATTTTTTGAAACGGTTTAAAGTCAAACTTAAAGATCTAGGAATTGTGTAATTCTGGCTAGAGAATATTTGCCCCAAGTTTAGTGATACGTTCATAACGGCCATCATCAACAAGAAACTTGGATAGATAGTACTCAGTCTTTATCGAATCCTCGATATTGGATTTTCCCTGATGTGCTATTGAACAATAAATTTCTTTTGAATCTAAAGAAATACTATGAATAGTGCTTATCCAAATTTTACTAAAAGGCGGACTGATACTGATATCATTTTTATTTACTAGCTCTACCATCTCTTTGGTCTTAAGATTAATTTTCATAATTGAGTTCCACTCATATCCGTCATACGCGCCATTTTTGATTTTAATCTCAAGCACATTTACATATACTTCTGAGTTCTGAGATATTACTGCATCTTCATAGCTAAAGTATCCTCTGGCTGGAGTTATTCTGCCATATGTATCATCTGAAAGATGTCTCGCCCACAAGCTCTTAATTCCGTAGCCTTGCCCTATATTTTTATTAAAATGAGCTATAAGTGTTTTAGAATTAGGCTCATACAAAAATCCAACGAAATTGCTCACATCATTTATTCCATGCTCTTCCCAGTTGTTCAACTCATACTCCTCACCATTTTCACTATTAAATTAAGATACATACGTTCGTAAACACCTGAGGAATGGTGTATTATTGATAATAAATAGTAAACATACGAACTTAGATACTTTTGTAAAGTCCAAGCATAGTCCTATTATACGATTAAGAAGGTAGGACTATTATCAGACCAAAAGGGCAAACACCTAGCATTATTATATTCAAGAACGAATATAATTTACCAGCCATTTTCTTAGAACATTGGAAACATAATCTCTCTCTATATCAGTTAATTCATGGTCAATAGAAGGTATTTCGTGCCATTTGCTAAGACATCCTCTACAGCACGTGGCAGTCGCATGCTGGGCAATAAATATTGGGTGGTTTTTCATCGGAGTCTGCTTGCCGTCATTAACCGGGTTAGCAGGTGCTAGTCTTTGATCAACAAAATCTCGTCCATGGTCTAATATCACTTCAAGCCCTTTAGAATGAAGATAGTTAAGTTCTTTTCCTTTTAACTCAAAGCTTAATCGAAACTTTGATTTGGCTAATTTTTCAAAGAGAGTATCAAGATCATTCATTTATCTTGTTCAGAGTCATCTTGATGCTGCTTTGCATGACGCTTTAGGATATCCAGGGATAAAATAGATTCCGCAGCTAGTTTTGAGACTGAAACTACAATGCATGCTACGCCTAAGATGGTGGTTATCTCGAGCACCTTTTTGGATGTAGCAACACCCATATTATTTACCAAAAACGCTACAAGAGATCCAAGAGAAAAAAACGCGACACTAAGATATAGCCCTAATAGACTATTTCTAAAAAGATGTGCTCTTCTAAGCTCCTGCTTAACCCTATCAGTTTTTAACATGCACTCTTCTTCAGAAAAGTCATGAATAGTATTGTTAATTACCGTATATCTTTGAGAAGTAGACATTATAAGCAGTGCCACTCCTGGTATATATGTGAGAGGAATTAATAATTCAAGGGCGTTCATTTCCATTTTTCTGCTCCCATTCAATAAAATTTATATTACCACATATTAGATACTGTTTGTCATACTTAGTTCCGAAGAAAAAGACTATTTACTATAGATTGACTATTGTTTTTTAGAATGTGCTATATAATA
This portion of the Thermodesulfobacteriota bacterium genome encodes:
- the trpS gene encoding tryptophan--tRNA ligase, producing MADTKPILVTGDRPTGRLHLGHLVGSLYNRIAFQNDYDCYFLVADLHMLTTHYDKVAEVEQNTLEMVMDWLSVGMDPNKSTFYVQSQIPYITELYAMLAMICGVPRAERIPTLKEKIQDMGVGDNYSVGLLGYPVLMAADILMFKATKVPVGEDQLSHIELTRELARRFNFLYGEFFEEPDPVISQTSRLVGTDGDRKMSKSLDNCIYLSDDEKQVGKRVMSMFTDPNRVRADIPGKVEGNPVFIYHDAFNKNIPEIDDLKERYSTGNVGDVEVKKKLAAAINELLEPIREKRAEYEKRPDDVRDILREGTNRAREAAHENMDQIISAMGLYKP
- a CDS encoding surface-adhesin E family protein, with the translated sequence MRIVSILAIFVLILSLSYSCADKQVAEPVVQDVPQTQDQEPTSDVTEQITKPETSEGTTQSPKEIITLEPEPKEEKTANTPPRSQMVKNYEPSKKDDNWFLVGGVTGERAYSVFVDPDTIEDNNGLISSWSRLEFENSQRDQDGLSFKEVRIESEVDCNARTYSYTDSKFYDSLGRLVEQQPAPYEPQPIVDGTVSSQIADFVCGYELNRPQDARAN
- a CDS encoding DUF4186 domain-containing protein, translated to MNDLDTLFEKLAKSKFRLSFELKGKELNYLHSKGLEVILDHGRDFVDQRLAPANPVNDGKQTPMKNHPIFIAQHATATCCRGCLSKWHEIPSIDHELTDIERDYVSNVLRKWLVNYIRS
- a CDS encoding DUF2721 domain-containing protein, giving the protein MEMNALELLIPLTYIPGVALLIMSTSQRYTVINNTIHDFSEEECMLKTDRVKQELRRAHLFRNSLLGLYLSVAFFSLGSLVAFLVNNMGVATSKKVLEITTILGVACIVVSVSKLAAESILSLDILKRHAKQHQDDSEQDK